A genomic stretch from Flavobacterium humidisoli includes:
- a CDS encoding nucleoid-associated protein — translation MINLFNTHIDTLSIHRVGNKSRNEAIFLSEQPFNLNDEIVPLIKEFFFKPFREKEENYYQFAHEVDLDYNDMFKYATEIFANPSNVHEVSKNITKHLYEQSNHPHIKNGEVYVTYLTNLSIDNNVVDAIGIFKSELQADFLQFEEKNSNLEMILQQGINLNKLDKGCLIFNYKKEEGYKILTVDSNRYDARYWLEHFLSVDAFEDENFITKKYLKFCQNFAKDVVLPAEDKKEEVMFMNRSVNYFAKNDQFEEQNFLNEVIDNPDLIPEFKNYKVDKGEKYSIEDVTSFPIANAAVSDARKSIKNVINLDTHIQIKMDFINPESAEKFVEKGWDEEKQMYYYLVYFNKEEKS, via the coding sequence ATGATCAACTTATTCAATACCCACATCGACACCCTTTCCATACACCGCGTTGGAAACAAAAGTCGTAACGAAGCTATTTTTTTATCAGAGCAGCCATTTAATTTAAATGATGAGATTGTTCCTTTGATTAAAGAATTCTTTTTTAAGCCTTTTAGAGAAAAAGAAGAAAACTATTATCAGTTTGCACACGAAGTGGACTTGGACTACAACGACATGTTTAAGTATGCAACTGAGATTTTTGCAAATCCGTCAAATGTTCATGAGGTTTCTAAAAACATCACAAAACATTTATACGAGCAGTCAAATCACCCACACATCAAAAACGGAGAAGTTTATGTAACGTATTTGACGAACCTAAGTATTGACAACAATGTTGTTGATGCAATCGGAATTTTTAAAAGTGAGCTACAAGCAGACTTTTTACAGTTTGAAGAAAAAAACAGCAACCTTGAAATGATCTTACAGCAAGGAATCAATCTGAATAAATTGGATAAAGGCTGTTTGATTTTCAATTACAAAAAAGAAGAAGGATACAAAATCTTAACTGTAGACAGCAACCGTTATGACGCACGTTACTGGTTAGAGCACTTTTTATCTGTTGATGCTTTTGAAGATGAAAATTTCATCACTAAAAAATATTTAAAATTCTGTCAAAACTTCGCAAAAGACGTGGTTTTGCCAGCAGAAGACAAGAAAGAGGAAGTAATGTTTATGAACCGATCTGTGAATTATTTCGCTAAAAATGATCAGTTTGAAGAACAGAATTTCTTGAATGAAGTAATTGACAATCCTGATTTGATCCCTGAATTTAAAAACTATAAAGTTGATAAAGGAGAAAAATACAGCATCGAAGATGTAACCTCATTCCCTATTGCCAACGCAGCAGTTTCTGACGCTAGAAAATCGATTAAAAATGTAATTAATTTGGATACTCATATTCAGATTAAAATGGATTTTATTAATCCTGAAAGTGCAGAAAAATTTGTTGAAAAAGGCTGGGATGAAGAAAAACAAATGTATTACTACTTAGTTTACTTCAATAAAGAAGAGAAAAGCTAA
- a CDS encoding GAF domain-containing protein — protein MDIQFFKESPFTTIISFHKLIESFEEIAQSDVDYRSNYAKAILQQIELIPELRTGIQDYSVIKNNEALIKNILADLFPTALTHNEIKAVTIPFQNISFNYTERFKKILKNAGDEFYMEIRDFSEHQFYINNCCLILSNYYKQHIDFNQPFFYDIPDENGIEKHYRILYNADFMEIIPTENAIQLTQEDIDQLIDNYNDINLWKSKFPKGSWILRGFGIVSLFDATTESAISILKSNLLKPGPKTVATDQEVSNIFQSIFNLPNLKVGFIIYNPEEEKFIRPAKYENQMKSFLLSADQEVDCKNAFFGCSFENLLDNREPFVISNVGKFTEEQTNKRLGEHLLKQGIQSCIFAPVIKSGHLLGVVELVSENPRDLNSVNATKLDLVLPYLTDTIDRYNTDMQHQIEAIIQREYTTIHPSVYWKFKRESQNYFQNMNHTKDYIFKEIVFKNVYPLYGQIDIKGSSEHRNETVKIDLKSQLTALLEIFDNQESNSNLVLLEQRRFELESLRSELDFPLKADTEQHVQRYIEEEIHPILKNTKSNAKSEKLEELYFEKLDEKTGMFYHERKKFDNAMSIINKRLATVLDRKQVEAQQIYPHYYERFKTDGVEHNLYIGASISPTKPFDIMYLHNLRLWQLQTLCEMELEHHDLKTSLPYELDVTSLILVFSSALSIRFRMDEKRFDVDGTYNARYEVVKKRIDKSHIKGTNERITEKEKITIVYSQNSEEAEYLKYIKYLQHKKILEPSIEQFEVEDLQGVSGLRAIRVKVINNNADPGVKKITYQDLLDELN, from the coding sequence ATGGATATTCAGTTTTTCAAAGAAAGTCCTTTTACCACTATAATTTCATTTCACAAGCTAATTGAATCTTTTGAAGAAATTGCACAGTCAGACGTTGATTACCGATCAAATTATGCCAAAGCGATTTTACAACAGATTGAACTAATTCCGGAACTTAGAACTGGAATTCAGGATTATTCGGTTATCAAAAACAATGAAGCTTTAATCAAAAACATATTAGCCGATTTATTTCCGACTGCATTGACGCACAACGAAATAAAAGCGGTAACGATTCCATTTCAAAATATTTCCTTCAATTATACCGAACGTTTCAAGAAAATCTTGAAAAATGCGGGAGACGAGTTTTACATGGAAATTCGTGATTTTAGCGAACATCAATTTTACATCAATAACTGCTGTTTAATTCTCAGTAATTATTACAAACAGCATATTGACTTCAACCAGCCATTTTTCTACGACATTCCAGATGAAAATGGTATTGAAAAGCATTACAGAATTTTGTACAATGCTGATTTCATGGAAATTATTCCGACTGAAAATGCCATTCAGTTGACTCAGGAAGATATTGACCAACTGATTGATAATTACAATGATATCAATTTATGGAAATCTAAATTCCCAAAAGGAAGTTGGATTTTAAGAGGTTTCGGAATTGTTTCATTATTTGATGCCACAACAGAAAGTGCCATTTCCATCTTGAAAAGCAATTTGCTCAAACCTGGACCAAAAACAGTTGCAACAGATCAAGAAGTTTCTAATATTTTTCAGTCCATTTTTAATCTTCCAAATTTAAAAGTCGGATTCATTATTTACAATCCTGAAGAAGAGAAATTTATCAGACCAGCAAAATACGAAAATCAGATGAAAAGTTTTTTACTTTCCGCTGATCAGGAAGTAGATTGCAAAAATGCTTTTTTTGGATGTTCTTTTGAAAATTTATTGGACAACAGAGAACCTTTCGTTATTTCTAATGTCGGCAAATTCACTGAAGAGCAAACCAATAAAAGACTTGGTGAACATTTACTAAAACAAGGAATTCAGAGCTGTATTTTTGCACCAGTAATCAAAAGTGGGCATTTATTAGGTGTTGTCGAATTGGTTTCTGAAAATCCGAGAGATTTAAATAGCGTAAATGCTACAAAACTGGATTTGGTTCTTCCTTATTTGACTGACACAATTGATCGTTACAATACTGATATGCAGCATCAGATCGAAGCGATTATTCAGAGAGAATATACTACAATTCACCCTAGCGTTTACTGGAAATTTAAAAGGGAATCACAGAATTACTTTCAAAATATGAATCATACTAAGGATTATATTTTTAAAGAAATTGTTTTTAAAAATGTATATCCGCTCTATGGCCAAATAGATATTAAAGGTTCGTCTGAACACCGAAATGAAACTGTAAAAATCGATTTAAAAAGTCAACTTACAGCTCTTTTAGAGATCTTTGATAATCAAGAATCTAATTCAAATCTTGTTCTGCTAGAGCAAAGAAGATTTGAACTGGAATCGCTTAGAAGCGAATTGGATTTTCCTTTAAAAGCAGATACAGAGCAACATGTTCAGCGTTATATTGAAGAAGAAATTCATCCTATTTTAAAAAATACTAAAAGCAATGCAAAAAGCGAAAAGCTGGAAGAATTGTACTTTGAAAAACTGGATGAAAAAACAGGAATGTTTTACCACGAAAGAAAAAAATTCGACAATGCAATGTCGATTATCAATAAAAGATTGGCAACTGTTTTAGACAGAAAACAAGTTGAAGCACAACAGATTTATCCGCATTATTACGAACGTTTTAAAACAGATGGCGTAGAACATAATTTATATATTGGTGCTTCAATTTCGCCAACAAAACCATTCGATATCATGTATCTGCACAATCTTCGTTTATGGCAATTGCAGACTTTATGCGAAATGGAATTGGAACATCATGACCTGAAAACTTCGTTACCATACGAATTGGATGTTACTTCCTTAATTTTGGTTTTCAGTTCTGCTCTTTCAATCCGTTTCAGAATGGATGAAAAACGTTTTGATGTTGACGGAACTTATAATGCAAGATATGAAGTTGTTAAAAAACGAATTGACAAATCGCATATTAAAGGGACAAACGAAAGAATTACTGAGAAAGAGAAAATCACAATAGTATATTCTCAAAATAGCGAAGAAGCAGAATATTTAAAATACATTAAATATCTGCAGCATAAAAAAATTCTTGAGCCTTCTATTGAACAATTTGAAGTTGAAGATCTTCAGGGAGTTTCAGGTTTGAGAGCTATTCGTGTTAAAGTAATCAACAATAATGCAGACCCAGGGGTTAAAAAAATAACCTATCAAGATTTATTAGATGAGCTCAACTAA
- a CDS encoding HPP family protein produces the protein MPTEKIKRSYRKTRYILYKETLIDYKEHFWSFLGSFVGIGILAYLESSQFTGSDVVYLIGSFGASSVLIYGIIQSPFSQPRNLIGGHLISAFIGVTVNKLVPDIVWISAPLAVSLSIIFMQITKTLHPPGGATALIAVTGSAQIKALGYMYVISPVLIGVLILFLTALFFNNITSSRSYPSHSTYHKHYHKIRKRLTRK, from the coding sequence ATGCCAACTGAAAAAATAAAAAGAAGCTATCGCAAAACACGTTACATTCTTTATAAAGAAACCTTAATAGACTATAAAGAGCATTTTTGGTCATTTTTGGGTTCGTTTGTCGGAATTGGAATTCTGGCCTATCTGGAATCTTCACAATTTACAGGAAGCGATGTTGTTTATTTAATTGGTTCTTTTGGTGCTTCGAGTGTTTTAATTTACGGAATTATTCAAAGTCCATTTTCACAGCCAAGAAATTTAATTGGAGGACATCTTATTTCGGCATTTATAGGCGTTACAGTAAATAAACTTGTACCAGATATCGTTTGGATCTCTGCTCCTCTTGCTGTTTCTCTTTCAATTATTTTCATGCAGATTACAAAAACATTACATCCACCAGGAGGTGCAACAGCCTTAATTGCGGTTACAGGATCAGCACAAATAAAAGCTCTAGGTTATATGTATGTGATTTCGCCAGTTCTAATTGGTGTTTTAATTTTATTTTTAACTGCTTTGTTTTTCAATAATATTACTTCAAGCAGAAGCTATCCAAGCCATAGTACTTATCACAAACATTATCATAAAATTCGAAAAAGACTAACGAGAAAATAA
- a CDS encoding plasmid pRiA4b ORF-3 family protein, giving the protein MVYKFRVILDAEEDIFRDIAILEEDTLEDLHNAIFNAFGFDGSEVASFYTCDDTWNQEDEIPLFDTGDVPGEIRTMNDYPLSSILDKENTKIIYVYDFISMWTFLVELAAVEDETVGATYPETLFSHGEMPDEATEKNFEADMHDDIYGEFEDDLDEDDLDMFEGDDSFEDYGFEENWN; this is encoded by the coding sequence ATGGTTTATAAATTTAGAGTTATTCTAGACGCCGAAGAAGATATTTTTAGAGACATTGCTATTCTTGAGGAAGATACACTTGAGGATTTACACAATGCAATCTTCAACGCTTTTGGCTTTGACGGATCAGAAGTGGCTTCATTTTATACTTGTGATGATACTTGGAATCAAGAAGATGAAATTCCGCTTTTTGATACTGGAGATGTTCCTGGCGAAATAAGAACCATGAACGATTATCCGTTATCTAGTATCTTAGACAAAGAAAACACAAAAATTATCTACGTTTACGATTTCATCAGTATGTGGACATTCTTAGTTGAATTGGCTGCAGTAGAAGACGAAACTGTTGGAGCAACTTATCCTGAAACTTTATTCTCTCATGGTGAAATGCCAGACGAAGCAACAGAAAAAAACTTCGAAGCAGACATGCACGACGATATCTACGGAGAATTTGAAGACGACTTAGACGAAGACGATCTTGACATGTTCGAAGGAGATGACAGCTTCGAAGATTATGGATTTGAGGAGAATTGGAATTAA
- a CDS encoding TetR/AcrR family transcriptional regulator, with amino-acid sequence MARTKEFNEDQALDKAVEIFWHKGYNGTSAQDLVTHLGLSRSSLYDTFGDKQQLFTKSLQRYQQQAQNAVKELLENSENVKETLQAIFKQAVIESLEDRITKGCFMVNSSVELAMHDEEIAKIVKSNSQTMEEVFTNAVKKGQEAGHISKQLDAKVLARFIFNNYSGIRVLARTGEKDKQVYDDIVKAVFSVL; translated from the coding sequence ATGGCTAGAACAAAGGAATTTAATGAAGATCAGGCTTTAGATAAAGCAGTGGAAATTTTTTGGCACAAAGGTTACAACGGAACATCGGCTCAGGATTTGGTAACTCATTTAGGTTTGAGCCGTTCTAGTTTGTATGATACTTTTGGAGACAAACAGCAATTGTTTACGAAGTCTTTACAGCGTTATCAGCAGCAGGCTCAAAATGCTGTAAAAGAACTTTTAGAGAACTCCGAGAATGTTAAAGAAACATTACAGGCTATTTTTAAGCAAGCGGTGATTGAAAGTTTAGAAGACCGAATAACAAAAGGCTGTTTCATGGTTAATTCTTCTGTAGAACTCGCTATGCATGATGAAGAAATTGCCAAAATTGTAAAAAGCAACAGTCAAACTATGGAAGAAGTTTTTACAAATGCCGTTAAAAAAGGGCAGGAGGCAGGACATATTTCCAAACAGCTGGATGCAAAAGTTCTAGCTAGATTCATCTTTAATAATTATTCTGGAATTAGAGTTTTGGCTCGCACAGGAGAAAAAGATAAACAAGTTTATGATGATATTGTTAAAGCCGTATTCTCGGTTTTATAG
- a CDS encoding Pycsar system effector family protein, with protein sequence MNLIEQSEDFVGNLLKDKLSNLYSYHNFNHTFTVVTAVKELCKKEDVEGEDKEALLVAAWFHDTGYIEGYENHEKKSTKIAADFLREKGKSEEFIALVSSLILATVKEYEPKTHLEKIIRDADYAHLMGEEYATTCELLRLELKNAGIVSFSNAEWTRENLNFLLNKHRFYTDYALRKWQPLKEKNLLMIQKKINKQELKAAAALEEENKKKDKTEKPDRGIDTLFRVTLGNHTRLSGIADSKANILLSVNAIIISIALSSIIPKLDSPKNAHLVVPTFIMLMSSVITIIFAILSTRPKVTSGFFTRDDVEAKKVNLMFFGNFYKMPLEDYDWAMNEMMKDRDYLYSTMIKDLYYLGLVLQRKYNLLRIAYNFFMFGIIITVIAFVIAFKSI encoded by the coding sequence ATGAATCTAATAGAACAATCCGAAGATTTTGTCGGTAATTTACTCAAAGATAAACTTTCTAATTTATATTCTTACCATAATTTTAATCATACTTTTACGGTGGTTACAGCGGTAAAAGAACTTTGTAAAAAAGAAGATGTAGAAGGTGAGGATAAAGAAGCACTTTTGGTTGCGGCATGGTTTCACGACACTGGATATATAGAAGGATATGAAAATCATGAAAAGAAAAGCACCAAAATTGCTGCTGACTTTCTGCGCGAAAAAGGAAAATCGGAGGAATTTATTGCGCTTGTTTCAAGTTTAATTTTGGCGACAGTTAAAGAATATGAGCCTAAAACGCATTTAGAAAAAATTATAAGAGATGCCGATTACGCGCATTTAATGGGAGAAGAATATGCTACAACTTGCGAATTATTACGTCTGGAATTGAAAAATGCAGGAATAGTTAGTTTTTCTAATGCCGAATGGACAAGAGAAAATTTGAATTTCTTGTTGAATAAACATAGATTTTATACCGATTACGCCTTAAGAAAATGGCAACCTTTGAAGGAAAAAAATCTATTGATGATTCAGAAAAAAATCAATAAACAGGAATTGAAAGCAGCCGCTGCACTTGAAGAAGAAAACAAGAAGAAAGATAAAACAGAAAAACCAGACCGCGGAATTGACACTTTATTTCGCGTTACGCTTGGAAATCACACTCGTTTAAGTGGTATTGCAGATAGTAAAGCCAATATATTGTTGTCGGTAAATGCGATTATTATTTCGATTGCATTATCTTCTATTATTCCAAAATTAGACAGCCCCAAAAATGCACATTTAGTCGTTCCCACTTTTATTATGCTGATGTCGAGTGTAATTACGATTATTTTTGCAATTCTTTCTACACGTCCAAAAGTAACTTCTGGATTTTTTACTAGAGATGACGTGGAAGCTAAAAAAGTGAATTTAATGTTTTTTGGAAATTTCTATAAAATGCCTCTTGAAGATTACGATTGGGCAATGAATGAAATGATGAAAGACAGAGATTATTTGTATTCAACCATGATCAAAGATTTGTATTACCTAGGCTTGGTTTTACAGCGAAAATATAATTTACTCCGAATTGCCTATAACTTTTTCATGTTCGGAATTATCATAACCGTAATCGCGTTTGTGATTGCTTTTAAATCAATCTAG
- a CDS encoding four helix bundle protein: MSHFRKILVWQKSISLVAKIYKATSTFPKEEMFGLTSQIRRSSVSIPSNIAEGSGRESSKDFIRFLYISLGSIFEMQTQLEIAKNIIYINEEEFNLLYEDSREIERMLVSLIRKLKDIN; encoded by the coding sequence ATGAGTCATTTTAGAAAAATTTTAGTTTGGCAGAAGTCAATTTCCTTAGTAGCCAAAATTTACAAAGCAACAAGTACATTTCCAAAAGAAGAAATGTTTGGATTAACTTCGCAAATACGCCGAAGTTCAGTTTCAATTCCGAGCAATATTGCAGAGGGATCAGGTAGAGAAAGCAGTAAAGATTTTATACGATTTTTATATATTTCTCTTGGTTCTATATTTGAGATGCAGACTCAACTCGAAATTGCAAAAAATATAATTTACATAAACGAAGAAGAATTTAACCTTTTATATGAGGACAGTCGAGAGATCGAAAGAATGTTAGTGTCATTAATTAGAAAATTAAAAGACATTAATTAA
- a CDS encoding SDR family oxidoreductase yields the protein MKNLENKVAIVTGGNSGIGYAAAADLAAKGAKVIITGRNKESLAKAETELNVTGIVADQSDLKSIDNLVEEVKAKFGKVDILFLNAGVASFAPLELAPEDHYDTIMNVNTKGVYFTVQKLLPILNDGASIIFNTSINAHVGMPNSSVYAASKAAVLSFNKVFAVELAPRKIRVNAVSPGPVETPLYGKLGLQKEEVDGFGAVLGEKILLKRFAQSSEIAKTVSFLASDDSSFITGTEIVIDGGLTVNAVV from the coding sequence ATGAAAAATTTAGAAAACAAAGTAGCAATCGTGACAGGAGGAAATAGCGGAATAGGGTATGCAGCTGCAGCTGATTTAGCAGCAAAAGGTGCAAAAGTAATTATAACGGGAAGAAATAAAGAATCATTGGCAAAAGCAGAAACTGAATTAAACGTTACTGGAATTGTGGCTGATCAATCTGACTTAAAATCAATTGATAATTTAGTTGAAGAAGTAAAAGCAAAATTCGGAAAAGTTGATATTCTGTTTTTAAATGCCGGGGTAGCTTCTTTTGCTCCACTCGAATTAGCTCCTGAAGATCATTATGACACTATTATGAATGTAAATACAAAAGGAGTTTATTTCACAGTTCAAAAATTACTTCCAATTTTAAATGATGGTGCTTCTATTATTTTTAATACTTCTATAAATGCTCATGTTGGAATGCCAAACTCAAGCGTTTACGCAGCAAGCAAAGCAGCAGTTTTATCTTTTAATAAAGTTTTTGCTGTAGAATTGGCGCCAAGAAAAATTAGAGTAAACGCGGTTTCTCCTGGTCCTGTTGAAACTCCGCTGTACGGAAAGCTAGGTTTGCAAAAAGAAGAAGTAGATGGTTTTGGAGCAGTTTTGGGTGAAAAGATCTTATTGAAACGTTTTGCTCAATCTTCAGAAATTGCAAAAACAGTATCTTTTTTAGCTTCAGATGACTCTTCATTTATTACTGGAACTGAAATTGTAATTGACGGCGGACTTACTGTAAATGCTGTGGTGTAA